The following coding sequences lie in one Benincasa hispida cultivar B227 chromosome 6, ASM972705v1, whole genome shotgun sequence genomic window:
- the LOC120079685 gene encoding ATPase 11, plasma membrane-type-like, with protein MGDKDKILEAVVKEAVDLENVPLEEVFQTLRCNTNGLTTEAAHERLAIFGHNKLEEKKESKVLKFLGFMWNPLSWVMEAAAIMAIALANGGGKPPDWQDFVGIITLLIINSTISFIEENNAGNAAAALMARLAPKAKVLRDGKWVEEEASVLVPGDIISVKLGDIIPADARLLEGDPLKIDQSALTGESLPVTKGPGDSVYSGSTCKQGEIEAVVIATGVHTFFGKAAHLVDSTNQVGHFQKVLTAIGNFCICSIAVGMIVEIIVMYPIQHRAYRPGIDNLLVLLIGGIPIAMPTVLSVTMAIGSHRLSQQGAITKRMTAIEEMAGMDVLCSDKTGTLTLNKLTVDKTLIEVFAKGVVVDAVVLMAARASRVENQDAIDAAIVGMLSDPKEARAGIQEVHFLPFNPTDKRTALTYIDADGKMHRVSKGAPEQILNLAHNKSEIDRRVHAVIDKFAERGLRSLAVAYQEVSDGRKESHGGPWQFVGLMPLFDPPRHDSAETIRRALNLGVNVKMITGDQLAIGKETGRRLGMGTNMYPSSALLGQNKDESISGLPVDDLIEKADGFAGVFPEHKYEIVKRLQARKHICGMTGDGVNDAPALKKADIGIAVADATDAARSASDIVLTEPGLSVIISAVLTSRAIFQRMKNYTIYAVSITIRIVLGFMLLALIYQFDFPPFMVLIIAILNDGTIMTISKDRVKPSPLPDSWKLAEIFGTGIILGGYLAMMTVIFFWAAYKTDFFPRTFGVSSLQKKDEDDFRKLASAIYLQVSTISQALIFVTRSRSWSFVERPGLLLVAAFVIAQLIATLIAVYANWSFAAIEGIGWGWAGVVWLYNLVFYFPLDIIKFAIRYAISGRAWDLVIEQRIAFTRKKDFGKEERELKWAHAQRTLHGLQPPEAKMFSERTTYTELNQMAEEAKRRAEIARLRELHTLKGHVESVVRLKGLDINTIQQSYTV; from the exons ATGGGGGACAAGGATAAAATTTTGGAAGCTGTTGTGAAGGAAGCTGTTGATTTG GAGAACGTTCCACTTGAAGAGGTTTTTCAAACGTTGAGATGTAATACAAATGGTTTGACAACAGAGGCGGCTCATGAGAGGTTGGCTATTTTTGGACACAACAAGCTTGAAGAAAAGAAG GAGAGTAAGGTTTTGAAGTTCTTGGGATTTATGTGGAACCCTCTCTCATGGGTCATGGAAGCTGCTGCTATAATGGCTATTGCTCTAGCTAATGGAGGA GGAAAACCTCCAGATTGGCAGGATTTTGTTGGGATCATAACCTTGTTAATTATCAATTCAACTATTAGTTTTATAGAGGAGAACAATGCTGGAAATGCTGCGGCTGCTCTCATGGCTCGTCTTGCACCGAAAGCTAAG GTTCTTAGAGATGGGAAGTGGGTTGAGGAGGAAGCATCAGTTCTTGTTCCAGGTGATATAATTAGCGTCAAGCTCGGTGACATTATTCCTGCTGATGCTCGCCTCCTTGAAGGTGATCCGTTAAAGATTGATCAA TCTGCTCTCACAGGCGAGTCACTTCCTGTGACTAAAGGCCCCGGTGACAGTGTGTATTCAGGTTCAACATGCAAACAGGGAGAAATTGAAGCAGTTGTTATTGCTACTGGTGTTCATACATTCTTTGGCAAAGCTGCTCATCTTGTAGACTCCACGAATCAAGTGGGTCACTTCCAGAAG GTCTTGACTGCTATTGGAAATTTCTGCATATGTTCTATTGCTGTGGGCATGATTGTTGAGATTATTGTCATGTACCCCATCCAACATCGGGCATACCGACCAGGGATCGACAATCTCTTGGTTCTCCTCATTGGAGGAATTCCCATTGCAATGCCAACTGTTTTGTCGGTCACGATGGCGATTGGATCGCACCGTCTATCTCAACAG GGAGCTATCACTAAACGAATGACTGCAATAGAAGAAATGGCTGGAATGGACGTGCTCTGTAGCGACAAAACAGGAACACTGACATTAAATAAGCTTACTGTTGACAAGACTCTGATAGAG GTTTTTGCCAAGGGAGTGGTTGTGGATGCTGTCGTTCTCATGGCAGCTCGGGCCTCTCGAGTTGAAAATCAAGATGCTATAGATGCTGCTATAGTAGGGATGTTAAGTGATCCAAAGGAG GCACGAGCAGGCATTCAAGAGGTTCACTTCCTTCCATTCAACCCAACCGACAAGCGAACTGCCCTGACATACATTGATGCTGATGGAAAAATGCATCGAGTCAGCAAAGGTGCTCCAGAGCAG ATCTTGAATCTTGCACACAACAAATCAGAGATAGATAGAAGAGTTCATGCTGTCATCGATAAGTTTGCAGAGCGAGGATTGCGCTCCCTTGCAGTGGCATACCAA GAAGTTTCAGATGGAAGAAAGGAGAGTCATGGCGGGCCATGGCAATTCGTCGGCCTAATGCCTCTGTTTGACCCACCTAGACATGATAGTGCAGAGACCATTAGAAGGGCTTTGAATCTTGGTGTAAATGTTAAAATGATCACAG GTGATCAACTGGCTATAGGAAAGGAAACAGGACGTCGGCTTGGGATGGGAACAAATATGTATCCTTCATCTGCATTATTAGGACAGAACAAAGATGAATCAATTTCTGGATTGCCTGTTGATGACTTAATTGAAAAGGCTGATGGATTTGCTGGTGTATTTCCCG AACACAAATATGAGATTGTGAAACGTTTACAAGCTCGGAAACATATATGTGGAATGACTGGAGATGGTGTTAATGACGCCCCTGCTCTTAAAAAGGCCGATATTGGCATAGCAGTTGCAGATGCAACCGATGCAGCTCGTAGTGCTTCTGACATTGTTCTTACAGAGCCTGGTCTTAGTGTCATTATAAGCGCTGTTCTAACCAGCAGGGCCATCTTCCAGAGGATGAAAAATTACACG ATTTATGCCGTTTCAATTACAATTCGTATCGTG cttggattcatgttgctGGCCCTTATATATCAATTTGACTTCCCACCTTTCATGGTTCTAATCATTGCTATTCTTAATGATG GTACCATAATGACAATATCAAAGGATAGAGTGAAACCATCTCCTCTGCCAGATAGCTGGAAACTGGCAGAGATTTTTGGCACAGGAATTATACTTGGAGGCTATTTGGCTATGATGACCGTTATTTTCTTCTGGGCGGCTTACAAGACCGACTTCTTTCCT CGTACATTTGGGGTTTCTAGCCTTCAAAAGAAGGACGAGGATGATTTCAGAAAGCTAGCTTCAGCAATATACCTGCAAGTGAGTACAATTAGTCAGGCCCTCATCTTTGTGACACGATCTCGGAGTTGGTCGTTTGTGGAGCGTCCTGGCCTGTTATTGGTTGCAGCTTTTGTTATTGCTCAGCTA ATTGCTACACTGATTGCTGTCTATGCAAACTGGAGTTTTGCTGCAATAGAAGGAATTGGCTGGGGCTGGGCTGGTGTGGTTTGGCTTTACAACCTCGTCTTTTATTTCCCACTTGATATAATCAAATTTGCAATCAGATATGCCATTAGTGGTAGGGCATGGGACCTTGTCATTGAACAAAGG ATTGCCTTTACAAGGAAGAAAGATTTCGGGAAGGAAGAGCGTGAGCTCAAATGGGCACATGCACAAAGGACACTTCATGGGCTGCAGCCACCTGAGGCTAAGATGTTCTCTGAGCGCACTACTTATACAGAACTCAATCAAATGGCGGAGGAAGCAAAACGACGGGCTGAAATCGCGAG GCTGAGAGAGCTGCACACACTGAAAGGTCATGTTGAATCAGTGGTGAGGCTGAAGGGTCTTGATATCAATACGATTCAGCAGTCCTACACGGTATAG
- the LOC120079687 gene encoding protein arginine methyltransferase NDUFAF7 homolog, mitochondrial translates to MLTHLLSRALARRLATGAHYSTTPVCASATAFCYRQTSLFSSSSSSQIPDSNVVQHLENEDILNRPFSSEPSTSTSTISIDRSGLFNPPEHSHEPSSDTELVKHLKGIIKFRGGPISIAEYMEEVLTNPKAGFYINRDVFGAEGDFITSPEVSQMFGEMVGVWAMCLWEQMGRPDKVNLVELGPGRGTLMADLLRGASKLKNFTDSLHIHFVECSPALKKLQHSTLKCRDEDNKADDVEKISVSTLAGTPVSWHPTLEQVPSGLPTIIIAHEFYDALPVHQFQRASRGWSEKMVDVAEDSTFKFVLSPQPTPATLYLMKRCKWSSSEEIANIKQIEICPKAMELTQTIAERISSDGGGALIIDYGLNRVVSDSLQAIRKHKFVNILDNPGSADLSAYVDFPSIRHAAEEVSGDVAVYGPMTQSQFLGSLGINFRVEALLENCTDEQAETLRTGYWRLVGEGEAPFWEGPNEETPIGMGTRYMAMAIVNKKHGVPVPFL, encoded by the exons ATGCTGACACACCTACTGTCGCGGGCTCTCGCTCGCCGCCTTGCAACCGGTGCCCACTACTCTACAACTCCCGTTTGCGCTTCCGCTACTGCTTTTTGCTATCGTCAAACTTcccttttttcttcctcttcttcgtCTCAGATCCCTGACAGTAATGTCGTTCAGCACCTGGAGAATGAAGATATCCTTAATCGACCCTTCTCTTCTGAACCATCCACATCCACATCCACAATCTCCATTGATCGCTCTGGACTGTTTAACCCACCTG AGCACTCTCACGAGCCTTCTTCCGACACTGAGCTTGTCAAGCATCTCAAGGGCATTATCAAG TTTCGTGGAGGACCAATTTCAATTGCTGAATATATGGAAGAGGTTTTGACAAATCCTAAAGCTGGATTTTATATTAATCGTGATGTTTTTGGAGCAGAAGGTGATTTTATAACATCTCCTGAAGTGAGTCAGATGTTTGGCGAG ATGGTTGGTGTCTGGGCCATGTGTCTTTGGGAGCAAATGGGACGACCAGACAAGGTGAATTTGGTTGAATTGGGTCCAGGAAGAGGAACTCTGATGGCTGATCTGCTACGT GGTGCTTCCAAACTTAAGAACTTTACCGATTCGTTGCATATACACTTTGTAGAGTGTAGTCCAGCATTAAAGAAGCTTCAGCACTCTACCTTGAAATGTAGAGATGAAGATAATAAAGCTGATGATGTTGAAAAAATCAGCGTTAGCACGTTGGCTGGAACCCCTGTGTCATGGCATCCCACATTGGAGCAGGTCCCCTCGGGAT TGCCCACAATCATTATTGCTCATGAGTTTTATGATGCTCTACCAGTACACCAATTTCAG AGAGCTTCTCGTGGCTGGAGTGAAAAAATGGTAGATGTAGCAGAAGATTCAAC GTTTAAATTTGTTCTATCTCCCCAACCAACACCTGCAACTCTCTATTTGATGAAACGCTGCAAATGGTCTTCAAGTGAAGAGATCGCTAATATTAAGCAAATTGAAATTTGCCCCAAAGCAATGGAGTTGACTCAAACAATTGCCGAGAGAATAAGTTCTGATGGAGGTGGTGCGCTTATTATTGATTATGGCCTCAATAGAGTTGTTTCAGATAGTCTGCAG GCAATTCGAAAACACAAGTTTGTTAACATCCTCGACAATCCTGGTTCAGCTGATCTTAGTGCATATGTAGATTTTCCTTCAATACGGCATGCTGCCGAGGAAGTTTCAG GCGATGTTGCTGTGTATGGCCCCATGACTCAGTCTCAGTTTTTGGGTTCACTTGGCATCAACTTTCGAGTGGAGGCTCTGCTGGAAAATTGCACAGATGAGCAGGCCGAGACCCTGAGGACTGGATATTGGCGCTTAGTAGGTGAAGGTGAGGCACCCTTCTGGGAGGGGCCTAATGAGGAGACACCCATCGGAATGGGCACCCGCTATATGGCCATGGCCATTGTAAACAAGAAGCATGGCGTTCCAGTGCCCTTTCTATGA